The following are from one region of the Stenotrophomonas lactitubi genome:
- a CDS encoding LysR family transcriptional regulator yields the protein MSRKFVYLGDVEVFLAVVEHGSFTAGAVALSTTPSVLSRAVTRLEARLGRQLLQRTTRRMGLTDAGRLYLEQVRTAFGLLDDAERDVLAQDGALAGRVRLSVPTTYGHYRLPPVLARFAQQFPQVQVELNITNRNVDLVAEGFDLAIRLGQLPDSGLVARKLEDAPLLLVAAPDYLQRRGTPQTLDDLQQHLCLPFVMPRTGRLAPWIFRDDGRDVDWLPSSSIETSDDVLGVVSLAEQGIGICQSYEFIVRERMQRGQLVEVLPQLRGRSRLFSVIYAPHRRQSAAARAMIELLVGNAVVVEDSVG from the coding sequence ATGAGCCGCAAGTTCGTCTACCTGGGCGATGTGGAGGTGTTCCTGGCGGTGGTCGAGCACGGCTCGTTCACCGCCGGCGCGGTGGCGCTGTCCACTACGCCCTCGGTGCTGAGCCGCGCGGTCACCCGCCTGGAAGCGCGGCTGGGCCGGCAGTTGCTGCAGCGAACCACCCGCCGCATGGGCCTGACCGACGCCGGGCGGCTCTATCTGGAACAGGTGCGCACCGCCTTCGGCCTGCTGGACGACGCCGAGCGCGACGTACTGGCCCAGGATGGTGCGCTGGCCGGCCGCGTGCGCCTGAGCGTGCCCACCACCTATGGCCATTACCGGCTGCCGCCCGTGCTGGCGCGCTTTGCGCAGCAGTTCCCGCAGGTGCAGGTGGAACTGAACATCACCAACCGCAACGTGGACCTGGTGGCCGAAGGCTTCGACCTGGCCATCCGCCTGGGCCAGCTGCCGGACAGCGGGCTGGTAGCGCGCAAGCTGGAAGACGCGCCGCTGCTGCTGGTGGCCGCGCCAGACTACCTGCAACGGCGCGGTACGCCGCAGACGCTGGACGACCTGCAGCAGCACCTGTGCCTGCCGTTCGTGATGCCGCGCACTGGGCGGCTGGCACCATGGATCTTCCGCGACGACGGGCGCGACGTAGACTGGCTGCCGAGTTCGTCCATCGAGACCTCCGACGATGTGCTGGGCGTGGTGTCGCTGGCCGAACAGGGCATCGGCATCTGCCAGAGCTACGAGTTCATCGTGCGCGAGCGGATGCAACGTGGGCAGCTGGTGGAGGTGTTGCCGCAGCTGCGGGGAAGATCGCGGCTGTTCTCGGTGATCTATGCGCCGCATCGGCGGCAGTCGGCGGCTGCAAGGGCGATGATTGAGTTGTTGGTGGGGAATGCGGTGGTGGTTGAGGACAGCGTTGGTTGA
- a CDS encoding type 1 glutamine amidotransferase domain-containing protein: MNMMTRLAAALALTLAASGAHAANVLVVLSDENHLDLKDGKVLSTGFYLNELMQPVKLLLDAGHEVTFATPQGQAPTVDASSVTPAYFGNDAAQLTLHKDLLEKLALTSPTASPVVSLARVEQQGYARFDAVYIPGGHAPMQDLLKSPALGRLLADFHQRNKTTALVCHGPIALLSTLPDAAGFVAKLDAGAMPATPKWIYSGYQMTVISNQEEEQAKPLLGGGEMKFYPQTALQQAGAKFSSNVTPWTGHVVVDRELITGQNPASALEVGQRLVERLK; the protein is encoded by the coding sequence GTGAACATGATGACCCGGCTGGCCGCAGCGCTGGCCCTGACCCTGGCCGCCAGCGGCGCGCATGCCGCCAACGTGCTGGTGGTGCTGTCCGACGAAAACCACCTGGACCTGAAGGACGGCAAGGTGCTGTCCACCGGCTTCTATCTCAACGAGCTGATGCAGCCGGTCAAGCTGTTGCTGGACGCGGGCCACGAGGTGACCTTCGCCACGCCGCAGGGGCAGGCGCCGACGGTGGATGCGTCCTCGGTGACGCCGGCGTACTTCGGCAACGATGCTGCGCAGCTGACGCTGCACAAGGACCTGCTGGAGAAGCTGGCGCTGACCTCGCCGACGGCCTCGCCGGTGGTCAGCCTGGCGCGCGTCGAGCAGCAGGGCTACGCGCGGTTTGATGCGGTCTACATTCCCGGTGGCCACGCGCCGATGCAGGACCTGCTGAAGAGCCCGGCGCTGGGCCGGCTGCTGGCTGACTTCCACCAGCGCAACAAGACCACCGCGCTGGTCTGCCACGGGCCGATCGCGCTGCTGTCCACGCTGCCGGATGCTGCAGGTTTCGTGGCAAAGCTGGACGCGGGTGCGATGCCGGCTACGCCGAAGTGGATCTACAGCGGCTACCAGATGACGGTGATCAGCAACCAGGAAGAAGAGCAGGCGAAGCCGCTGCTGGGCGGCGGTGAGATGAAGTTCTACCCGCAGACCGCATTGCAGCAGGCGGGGGCGAAGTTCAGCAGCAACGTGACGCCGTGGACGGGGCATGTGGTGGTTGATCGTGAGCTGATTACCGGGCAGAACCCGGCTTCGGCGTTGGAGGTGGGGCAGCGGTTGGTGGAGCGGTTGAAGTAG
- a CDS encoding 3-hydroxybutyrate dehydrogenase gives MFNGKVAVVTGSTSGIGLGIASALARQGANIVLNGFGDAAEIERIRSSLEAEFGVRVAHDGADLSRGDAVRDMIANAVATMGRIDILVNNAGIQHTASIEEFPVAKWDAILALNLSAVFHSTAAALPYMKQQGSGRIINIASVHGLVGSVNKSAYVAAKHGVVGFTKVTALENAGTGITANAICPGWVRTALVEQQITALAEKDGTDQESAARALLAEKQPSLHFVTPEQLGEMVVFLASHAAAQITGTALPVDGGWTAR, from the coding sequence ATGTTCAACGGAAAGGTTGCGGTAGTCACCGGCTCCACCAGCGGTATCGGTCTTGGCATTGCCAGCGCGCTGGCGCGGCAGGGCGCCAACATCGTGCTGAATGGATTTGGCGATGCGGCGGAGATCGAACGCATCCGTTCCAGCCTGGAGGCCGAGTTCGGTGTACGGGTGGCGCATGATGGTGCCGACCTTTCGCGTGGCGATGCGGTGCGGGATATGATCGCCAACGCCGTTGCGACGATGGGGCGCATCGATATTCTGGTGAACAACGCGGGCATCCAGCACACCGCGTCGATCGAGGAGTTTCCCGTAGCGAAGTGGGATGCAATCCTCGCACTGAATCTCTCGGCGGTGTTCCACTCAACGGCGGCGGCCTTGCCTTACATGAAACAGCAGGGATCCGGTCGCATCATCAACATCGCGTCGGTGCATGGGCTGGTTGGGTCGGTGAACAAGTCGGCCTATGTGGCGGCGAAGCACGGCGTGGTGGGGTTCACCAAGGTGACCGCGCTGGAGAACGCGGGCACGGGCATCACCGCCAACGCGATTTGCCCGGGTTGGGTGCGAACGGCGCTGGTCGAGCAGCAGATCACGGCATTGGCCGAGAAGGACGGCACGGATCAGGAGTCCGCGGCTCGCGCGCTGCTGGCCGAGAAACAGCCCTCGTTGCACTTCGTGACACCCGAGCAGCTGGGGGAGATGGTGGTGTTCCTGGCATCCCATGCTGCGGCACAGATCACCGGCACGGCGCTGCCGGTGGATGGCGGCTGGACGGCGCGCTAG
- a CDS encoding chemotaxis protein CheW translates to MQPSSPSAGEPAPSSPAFIEVVVVRAGTHLFAIDVEAAIEIRGPETFDRPGSGTCPHLTVRGHALPVVDLRQATGLAAFAHGCPAMLLMQAGAETLALAVDEVREIESVPRHKVQPAADTSLGFCSHRIALGALGEIPLIDPTRLR, encoded by the coding sequence TTGCAGCCCTCTTCCCCTTCGGCCGGTGAACCGGCCCCGTCGTCGCCGGCCTTCATTGAAGTTGTTGTTGTGCGGGCCGGTACCCACCTGTTTGCCATCGATGTCGAAGCCGCGATTGAAATCCGCGGCCCGGAAACCTTTGATCGCCCCGGCAGTGGTACGTGCCCGCACCTCACCGTGCGCGGCCACGCCCTGCCGGTGGTCGATCTGCGCCAGGCCACTGGCTTGGCCGCCTTCGCCCATGGCTGCCCGGCCATGCTGCTGATGCAGGCCGGCGCGGAAACGCTCGCTCTGGCCGTCGATGAGGTACGGGAAATCGAAAGCGTGCCGCGCCACAAGGTGCAGCCCGCCGCGGATACCTCGTTGGGGTTCTGCAGCCATCGCATCGCGTTGGGCGCCCTCGGCGAGATTCCCCTGATCGATCCCACCCGCCTTCGGTAA